A genomic segment from Osmerus mordax isolate fOsmMor3 chromosome 5, fOsmMor3.pri, whole genome shotgun sequence encodes:
- the LOC136943394 gene encoding phytanoyl-CoA hydroxylase-interacting protein-like, translated as MEVPSLAHNITSPMSPCEGMLKNLSLDAIQLCEREGNKSQDSGIVEMEELPVPQNIKISSITCDSFKICWDTEPRVKERITHYFIDLNKKENKNSNKFKHKDVPTKLVAKAVPLPMTVRGHWFLSPRTEYTVAVQTASKQSDGDYAVSEWSEIIEFCTADYSSVHLTQLLEKAEVIAGRMLRFSVFYRNHNKEYFDQAREHQNNRMLPSVKDNSGSHGSPISGKLEGIFFSCNTEFNTGKPPQDSTYGRMRFQVQAEALFNPNTNLYFADFYCMYTAYHYVILVLAPQGSPGDDFCKQRLSALDITNNRFLTCTREEGEGAGLVFHHAQDVILEVIYTEPLDLAQGTVAEISGHQLNSLSTFNAKKDPSCKTCNISVGR; from the exons ATGGAGGTTCCGAGCTTGGCACACAACATAACGAGCCCAATGAGTCCGTGCGAGGGCATGTTAAAGAACCTCAGTTTAGACGCCATACAGTTATGCGAAAGAGAGG GAAATAAATCCCAGGACAGCGGCATCGTGGAGATGGAGGAACTTCCTGTTCCTCAGAACATCAAGATCAGCAGCATCACCTGCGACTCCTTTAAGATCTGCTGGGACACGGAGCCTCGCGTGAAGGAACGTATCACCCACTACTTCATCGACCTCAACAAGAAGGAGAACAAGAACTCCAACAAGTTCAAACACAAG gATGTCCCCACCAAGTTGGTGGCGAAGGCGGTGCCTCTCCCCATGACGGTGCGAGGCCATTGGTTCCTCAGCCCTCGTACGGAGTACACGGTGGCGGTCCAGACGGCGTCCAAGCAGAGCGACGGAGACTACGCCGTGTCAGAGTGGAGCGAGATCATCGAGTTCTGCACCGCtg ATTACTCCTCGGTGCATCTAACCCAGCTCCTGGAGAAGGCAGAGGTCATCGCTGGCAGGATGCTGCGTTTCTCTGTCTTCTACAGGAACCATAACAAAGAGTATTTTGACCAGGCCAG GGAGCACCAGAACAACCGCATGCTGCCCTCGGTGAAGGACAACAGCGGCAGCCACGGTTCCCCCATCAGCGGCAAGCTAGAGGGGATCTTCTTCAGCTGCAACACCGAGTTCAACACCGGCAAGCCCCCCCAGGACTCCACCTACGGCCGCATGCGCTTCCAGGTGCAGGCCGAGGCCCTGTTCAACCCCAACACCAACCTGTACTTCGCGGACTTCTACTGCATGTACACGGCCTACCACTACGTCATCCTGGTCCTTGCCCCTCAGGGCTCCCCCGGGGACGACTTCTGCAAGCAGAGGCTCTCGGCGCTGGACATCACCAACAACCGCTTCCTGACGTGCAcccgggaggagggggagggagcggggcTGGTGTTCCACCATGCCCAGGACGTGATCCTGGAGGTGATCTACACGGAGCCCCTGGACCTGGCGCAGGGCACCGTGGCGGAGATCAGCGGGCACCAGCTGAACAGCCTGTCCACCTTCAACGCCAAGAAGGACCCCAGCTGCAAGACGTGCAACATCAGTGTGGGGCGCTAG